In Dehalococcoidia bacterium, the following are encoded in one genomic region:
- a CDS encoding acetyl-CoA hydrolase/transferase C-terminal domain-containing protein, with the protein MGWQEDYKRKLTTHDEAVRVVKSGDLVVFPLVPPWSLAQALAKRREELRDVTVRVTSPIGDPGWYDEQWAQAFTDFEFELFIGDPNRHVTDSGRGTYLPNVFSVEFKAIDERPGEVRKPDVVFVNVSPPNKNGYVNFGVHMWNKRAYARRARTVVAEVVPQPVIAHGDCWMHVSEIDLFVEGTGAMFAGAAGAGGQAGGPLAAYLEAVPEDRRPGLRQVLLAAERSRLQQMLPEIGPRLADYTPETLAQALQVNLGPPEHVKAIAGYVSEVVPDGATLQIGIGEPARWLASIGTFDGKHDLGIHTELGCPGLAKLFATGVVTNRRKTIHNGVAIAVAWTGCDNEDMAIIDDNPHFQVYDPEYVLNLRTIMANENMVAINNAISVDLLGQINSESVFGGRMINGTGGQPEMHIGAFSAKGGRAITLLPSTALGGTVSKIVPQLDAGAIVTIPRYYADTVITEYGIARLAGKSHRQRASELIAIAHPDFRAELRREAERLWARL; encoded by the coding sequence TTGGGCTGGCAGGAAGATTACAAGCGCAAACTGACCACGCATGACGAGGCGGTGAGGGTCGTGAAGTCCGGGGACCTGGTCGTGTTCCCGCTCGTGCCGCCGTGGTCGCTCGCTCAGGCGCTGGCGAAGCGGCGCGAAGAGCTACGCGACGTGACCGTGCGAGTGACGTCACCGATCGGTGACCCGGGTTGGTACGACGAACAGTGGGCGCAGGCCTTCACCGACTTCGAGTTCGAGCTGTTCATCGGCGACCCCAACAGGCACGTGACCGATAGCGGCCGCGGTACGTACCTGCCGAACGTCTTCTCCGTCGAGTTCAAGGCTATCGACGAGCGGCCGGGTGAGGTCCGTAAGCCGGACGTCGTCTTCGTAAACGTCTCACCGCCAAACAAGAACGGCTACGTGAACTTCGGCGTGCACATGTGGAACAAGCGCGCCTACGCCCGCCGCGCCCGCACTGTCGTCGCGGAAGTAGTCCCTCAGCCCGTGATCGCGCACGGCGACTGCTGGATGCACGTCTCCGAGATCGACCTCTTCGTTGAAGGCACGGGCGCGATGTTCGCCGGCGCCGCGGGTGCCGGGGGGCAGGCTGGCGGGCCGCTGGCGGCTTACCTAGAGGCGGTGCCCGAAGACCGGCGCCCCGGCCTCCGCCAGGTGCTGCTGGCGGCGGAGCGCTCGCGTCTCCAGCAGATGCTGCCCGAGATCGGGCCCCGTCTGGCGGACTACACGCCGGAGACGCTGGCACAGGCGCTCCAGGTGAACCTCGGCCCGCCGGAGCACGTGAAGGCCATCGCCGGGTACGTCAGCGAGGTCGTGCCGGACGGCGCCACGCTCCAGATCGGCATCGGCGAGCCGGCGCGCTGGCTTGCGTCGATAGGGACGTTCGATGGCAAGCACGACCTTGGGATTCACACCGAGCTGGGCTGCCCGGGGCTCGCGAAGCTCTTCGCCACGGGCGTCGTGACCAACCGCCGCAAGACCATCCACAACGGCGTCGCCATCGCCGTGGCCTGGACCGGTTGCGACAACGAGGACATGGCGATCATCGACGACAACCCGCACTTCCAGGTTTACGACCCCGAATACGTCCTCAACCTGCGCACCATCATGGCGAACGAGAACATGGTGGCGATCAACAACGCCATCAGCGTCGACCTGCTTGGCCAGATCAACTCCGAAAGCGTCTTCGGCGGCCGGATGATCAACGGCACAGGCGGCCAGCCGGAAATGCACATCGGCGCCTTCAGCGCCAAGGGTGGGCGGGCGATTACCTTACTGCCGTCGACGGCGCTGGGCGGGACTGTCTCCAAGATCGTGCCCCAGCTCGACGCCGGTGCGATCGTGACGATCCCCCGTTACTACGCGGACACCGTGATCACGGAGTACGGCATCGCGCGCCTGGCCGGGAAGAGCCACCGCCAGCGGGCAAGCGAGCTCATCGCCATCGCCCACCCCGACTTCCGCGCGGAGTTGCGCCGCGAGGCGGAGAGGCTCTGGGCCCGGCTCTAG